The following proteins are co-located in the Paludibaculum fermentans genome:
- a CDS encoding alkaline phosphatase family protein has translation MRLPLLLTLFAALVPLSAQNPVPAKNRMVVVISLDGFPAYAFDDPNLPAPTLRKLISDGAWARRMTTVNPSVTWPNHTSIVTGVLPGEHGLFYNGSLTASGTPPVHKVEPWIEKEKMVHAVTVYDQAQKAGLTTAQVDWVAIHKAKTITWAFEEVPSVDGVVEQEMIAKGLVTAREVEQFRQANIFRRDQIWADAASYIIREHKPNLMLFHMLSLDSTHHTYGPKTLAGTAAIAFLDGQVARILEAIRGAGMTDRTTVIIVSDHGFKKYSKQIRLLPALAAAGITSGVQVIPEGGTAMIYLDPARAAELAPKVSAAIAGVEGVTQVAGPKEFPSLGFPDPARDPQMAHLVAAARDGYAFTNTPGGAASTEVPQIGGSHGFLNSEEDMDAICIASGYGIKKGATLDRVRNLDVASTLANLLGVKLPDSKGRVISEFLR, from the coding sequence ATGAGACTCCCCCTTCTCCTGACACTCTTCGCGGCCCTGGTGCCGCTGTCCGCCCAGAACCCCGTACCCGCGAAAAACCGCATGGTCGTCGTCATCAGCCTCGACGGCTTTCCCGCCTACGCCTTCGACGATCCCAATCTGCCCGCACCCACCCTGCGCAAACTGATCAGCGACGGCGCCTGGGCCAGGCGCATGACCACCGTGAATCCCAGCGTCACCTGGCCCAACCACACCTCCATCGTCACCGGAGTCCTGCCCGGCGAACACGGCCTCTTCTACAATGGCTCGCTCACCGCCTCCGGAACTCCGCCCGTGCACAAAGTGGAACCCTGGATCGAGAAGGAAAAGATGGTCCACGCCGTCACGGTCTACGACCAGGCGCAGAAAGCCGGTCTCACCACCGCGCAGGTCGATTGGGTCGCCATTCACAAGGCGAAGACCATCACGTGGGCCTTCGAGGAGGTGCCCTCCGTCGATGGCGTAGTGGAACAGGAGATGATCGCCAAAGGCCTCGTCACCGCCCGGGAAGTGGAACAGTTCCGCCAGGCCAACATCTTCCGCCGCGACCAGATCTGGGCCGACGCCGCCAGCTACATCATCCGCGAGCACAAGCCCAACCTTATGCTCTTCCACATGCTGAGCCTCGACTCCACGCACCACACTTACGGTCCGAAGACTCTGGCCGGCACAGCGGCCATCGCCTTCCTCGATGGTCAGGTGGCGCGTATTCTCGAAGCCATCCGCGGCGCCGGCATGACCGACCGCACCACCGTGATCATCGTCTCCGATCACGGCTTCAAGAAGTACAGCAAGCAGATCCGCCTGCTGCCCGCGCTCGCAGCGGCCGGCATCACGTCCGGCGTCCAGGTGATTCCCGAGGGCGGCACCGCCATGATCTATCTCGATCCGGCCCGTGCCGCGGAGCTGGCTCCGAAGGTCAGCGCCGCGATCGCGGGTGTCGAAGGCGTGACGCAGGTCGCCGGACCCAAGGAATTCCCCTCGCTCGGCTTCCCCGATCCTGCCAGGGATCCGCAAATGGCCCACCTCGTGGCGGCGGCCCGCGACGGTTATGCCTTCACCAACACGCCCGGCGGAGCGGCCTCCACCGAAGTACCGCAAATCGGCGGCAGCCACGGCTTCCTGAACTCCGAAGAGGACATGGATGCCATCTGCATCGCCTCCGGTTACGGCATTAAGAAGGGCGCCACCCTCGACCGTGTCCGCAATCTCGATGTCGCGTCGACCCTGGCCAACCTGTTAGGCGTCAAACTGCCCGATTCGAAGGGCCGCGTGATCTCTGAGTTCCTTAGGTAA